The following are encoded in a window of Psychrobacter sp. P11F6 genomic DNA:
- the upp gene encoding uracil phosphoribosyltransferase, with product MSDLKITVIDHPLVRHKLSLMREKDCSTYKFRTLTKELARLMAYEASRDFEIETFPMQGWCGEITGEQIIGKTATIVPILRAGIGMLDGVLDLIPTAKISVVGLQRDEETLQPVPFFEKFVSHMDKRPALIIDPMLATGGSMVATIEMLKKNGCTNIKALVLVAAPEGVRVVNEAHPDVTIYTAALDSHLDEHGYIIPGLGDAGDKIFGKQLFNK from the coding sequence ATGAGCGACTTAAAAATCACCGTCATTGATCACCCGTTAGTCCGTCATAAACTCAGCCTTATGCGCGAAAAAGACTGTAGCACTTATAAGTTTCGCACGTTGACCAAAGAGCTTGCACGCTTGATGGCATATGAAGCAAGCCGTGATTTTGAAATTGAAACCTTCCCAATGCAAGGCTGGTGCGGTGAAATCACAGGTGAACAAATCATCGGTAAGACCGCAACGATTGTACCGATTTTACGTGCGGGTATTGGCATGTTGGACGGGGTACTCGATTTGATTCCTACAGCAAAAATCTCTGTCGTCGGTTTACAGCGTGATGAAGAAACCTTACAACCTGTGCCGTTCTTTGAAAAATTTGTCAGCCATATGGACAAACGCCCAGCCCTTATCATTGACCCAATGTTAGCCACTGGCGGATCTATGGTTGCGACCATCGAGATGCTAAAGAAAAATGGCTGTACCAATATTAAAGCATTGGTATTGGTTGCCGCGCCTGAAGGCGTACGTGTGGTCAATGAAGCACATCCTGACGTCACCATTTATACCGCCGCACTAGACAGCCATTTGGATGAGCACGGTTATATCATCCCAGGTTTAGGCGATGCGGGCGATAAAATCTTTGGTAAGCAATTATTCAACAAGTAA
- a CDS encoding DNA glycosylase, with amino-acid sequence MTTQPYHTQNNTHQTDNRLILSEAQAAEVETHPFAPVLPPNATVMMMGTFPPTADKWAMPFHYPNFYNDMWRIYGSVFFDDVDYFRVGDEKRFDPERIRAFMFERGIASCPTVKQAIRETGNASDKNLTVVIPVDLDSILPQVPKVETLFTTGGKATEVLLGLLAEPPAKSKYPKTNQSMDYPYQWQNEHNRKVDINNLTLYRLPSTSRAYPLALDKKVAAYKDFFKKIGKL; translated from the coding sequence ATGACTACACAACCATATCACACCCAGAATAATACGCATCAAACCGATAATCGCTTGATATTATCTGAAGCCCAAGCAGCAGAGGTAGAAACGCATCCGTTCGCTCCCGTTTTACCACCTAATGCTACGGTAATGATGATGGGTACTTTTCCACCGACCGCTGATAAATGGGCAATGCCATTTCACTATCCAAACTTTTACAATGACATGTGGCGTATCTATGGTAGTGTTTTTTTTGATGACGTGGATTATTTTAGAGTAGGGGATGAGAAGCGCTTTGATCCTGAGCGTATTCGCGCCTTTATGTTCGAGCGCGGAATTGCTTCTTGTCCGACCGTCAAGCAAGCGATTCGCGAGACTGGTAATGCCTCAGATAAGAACTTAACCGTTGTCATACCCGTTGACCTAGATAGTATATTGCCACAAGTGCCAAAGGTTGAAACCTTATTTACCACGGGCGGTAAAGCAACAGAAGTGCTGCTTGGTTTATTAGCCGAGCCACCTGCTAAATCCAAGTATCCTAAGACCAATCAAAGTATGGATTATCCATATCAATGGCAAAACGAGCACAATCGAAAAGTGGATATAAATAATCTTACCTTATATAGGTTGCCTTCAACCTCGCGTGCCTATCCTTTAGCCTTAGATAAAAAAGTCGCTGCTTACAAAGACTTCTTCAAAAAGATAGGCAAGCTGTAA
- a CDS encoding alpha/beta fold hydrolase gives MNKNLINLPTNYQLKTIDITLTDGTLLPVSVIGSGKPVILLHAYGMDAREFLPFIFPLLGKYAFYLPHLRGFGAAKDIKLTQFDFVRQYADDISVVIEKICLARNIESVPVAAISMGAQVMWAYFERYGSAKISHYLNIDQSPAIHNQSDWQGGLFGARQQEVFDIFHEVIEKTLPYAEIKSFTHLPFALKRRATDIERLFSLLSVNRTRSKAFIQVMTYKNDPKLALYNHSIWHHKMRCLQAYLTLPYDFRGAIERVTIPVVNLIGGRSKLYDAKWQQQVTQILPNATEVVLPRSGHAVPMDEPIGFYKVLKEFLQD, from the coding sequence ATGAATAAAAACTTAATCAACTTGCCTACTAACTACCAGTTGAAAACGATTGACATCACTTTAACTGACGGTACGCTGCTACCAGTGTCAGTCATAGGCAGCGGCAAGCCTGTAATATTACTGCATGCTTATGGTATGGACGCGCGTGAGTTTTTGCCATTTATTTTTCCTTTGCTTGGCAAATATGCATTTTACCTGCCGCATCTACGAGGATTTGGTGCCGCAAAAGATATTAAGCTGACCCAATTTGATTTTGTAAGGCAATATGCCGATGATATTAGCGTTGTCATAGAGAAAATTTGCTTGGCGCGCAATATAGAATCTGTGCCAGTTGCCGCTATTTCGATGGGCGCACAAGTAATGTGGGCGTATTTTGAGCGTTATGGCAGCGCGAAAATCAGCCATTATTTGAATATTGACCAAAGTCCTGCTATCCATAATCAGTCTGATTGGCAAGGTGGACTGTTTGGTGCGCGGCAGCAAGAAGTATTCGATATCTTTCACGAGGTAATTGAGAAAACTTTACCTTATGCTGAAATAAAAAGCTTTACCCACCTACCGTTTGCTCTAAAACGCCGTGCAACGGATATCGAACGATTGTTTTCTCTATTATCTGTTAATCGAACGCGCTCGAAAGCGTTTATACAAGTGATGACTTATAAAAATGACCCCAAACTTGCGCTTTACAATCACAGTATTTGGCATCATAAAATGCGCTGCTTACAAGCCTATTTGACACTACCCTATGACTTTCGCGGTGCGATAGAGCGGGTCACTATTCCAGTGGTTAACCTCATCGGTGGTCGCTCCAAACTTTACGATGCTAAGTGGCAGCAACAAGTCACCCAAATACTACCTAATGCAACTGAGGTCGTGTTACCGCGCTCAGGTCATGCGGTACCAATGGATGAGCCAATTGGGTTTTATAAAGTATTGAAGGAATTTTTGCAGGATTAG
- a CDS encoding TRAP transporter substrate-binding protein → MKLAPLFSIGALAAVSLLGCSNQSANTTDDSSVNSQEITVLRFSHFWPATSSISTEVFEPWAKQIETDSNGRLKVELYPSAGLAKADVTYESAAKGTIDIGSQAHGYTSGRFPLTQITELPGLSNSATQMGCMLQTLYEDGTLASEYEDSHLLFMYGAGPGSLHTTDKLIRTPEDMKGMRIRRPSAVAGDIIESAGASPVGLPANDMYTSLQRGVVDGLSFPWEAVTAFKIDEITKYHTNIPFYSSALMVTMNKDKYNNLPDDLKQVLDKNSGMALANKVGEVFDKHDQMAIQAAKAKGDEIVEIPDPLNDPDWKGPLEKGTKKYLSDVNALGLDADSVYEKAKAASAACKVV, encoded by the coding sequence ATGAAGCTAGCTCCTCTTTTTTCAATTGGTGCCTTAGCGGCTGTTAGTCTTTTAGGCTGCTCTAACCAATCTGCTAACACGACTGATGACTCATCAGTAAACTCTCAAGAAATCACCGTTTTACGCTTCTCTCACTTTTGGCCAGCAACCTCTTCTATTAGCACAGAGGTTTTTGAACCTTGGGCAAAGCAAATAGAGACAGATTCTAATGGTCGCTTAAAAGTAGAGTTGTATCCTTCCGCGGGTCTTGCTAAAGCAGATGTTACGTACGAATCTGCTGCTAAAGGTACGATAGATATTGGTTCACAAGCACATGGGTATACCAGTGGTCGTTTTCCTTTAACTCAAATCACTGAACTTCCTGGTTTATCAAACTCAGCGACTCAAATGGGTTGTATGCTTCAGACTCTTTATGAGGATGGCACGCTTGCTAGTGAGTATGAAGACTCACATCTACTATTTATGTATGGCGCTGGGCCTGGCTCACTGCATACTACGGATAAGTTGATTCGGACTCCTGAAGACATGAAAGGCATGCGCATCCGCCGCCCTTCTGCGGTCGCGGGTGATATTATCGAAAGTGCTGGGGCGTCACCAGTAGGATTGCCTGCTAATGATATGTATACCTCGCTACAGCGCGGCGTCGTCGATGGGTTGAGTTTTCCCTGGGAGGCCGTAACAGCGTTCAAAATCGATGAAATCACCAAATATCACACCAATATTCCTTTTTATAGTTCGGCGCTGATGGTTACTATGAATAAGGATAAATATAACAACTTACCTGATGATTTAAAGCAAGTGTTGGATAAAAACTCAGGAATGGCATTGGCGAATAAAGTTGGTGAAGTGTTTGATAAGCATGATCAAATGGCCATTCAAGCTGCTAAAGCTAAAGGCGATGAGATCGTTGAAATTCCTGATCCATTGAATGATCCTGATTGGAAAGGACCACTTGAAAAGGGTACCAAAAAATATCTAAGTGATGTCAATGCTTTGGGTTTAGATGCTGATAGTGTCTATGAGAAAGCAAAAGCTGCCAGTGCCGCTTGTAAAGTGGTATAA
- a CDS encoding SDR family NAD(P)-dependent oxidoreductase yields MNVLITGASAGFGKALAERLVANGHRVIGCARRLDKLNALADTLGEAFLPVVMDVSDTATIPQIIADLPADFSQIDVLVNNAGLALGTEPAHKANLDDWMRMTDTNVKGLMALTHAVLPAMVARDSGYIINVGSIAGSWPYFGGNVYGATKAFVKQFSLNLRADLIGTQVRVTNLEPGNVAGTEFSNVRYHGDDDKAAKVYDGFKTMTGDDIGDILLWLIESPAHINVNRLEVMPVAQTYNGLTIAKQDS; encoded by the coding sequence ATGAACGTATTGATTACAGGAGCAAGCGCAGGTTTTGGTAAAGCGCTGGCCGAGCGTTTGGTTGCCAATGGTCATCGCGTGATTGGCTGTGCCAGACGCTTAGACAAACTAAATGCTTTAGCAGACACTTTAGGCGAAGCATTTTTACCTGTGGTGATGGATGTGAGTGACACGGCTACTATCCCGCAAATCATTGCTGATTTGCCTGCTGACTTTAGTCAAATCGATGTCTTGGTCAATAACGCTGGGCTAGCGTTAGGTACAGAGCCTGCGCACAAGGCAAATCTTGATGACTGGATGCGTATGACTGATACCAATGTGAAAGGGTTGATGGCGCTAACCCATGCAGTCTTGCCAGCGATGGTGGCGCGCGATAGCGGTTATATTATCAATGTTGGTTCAATCGCTGGCAGTTGGCCTTATTTTGGTGGCAACGTCTATGGTGCGACCAAAGCCTTTGTCAAACAGTTTAGCCTAAATCTGCGCGCGGATCTCATCGGTACGCAAGTGCGCGTGACCAACCTTGAACCGGGTAATGTCGCGGGCACTGAATTTTCAAATGTGCGTTACCACGGCGATGACGATAAAGCCGCCAAGGTTTACGACGGCTTTAAAACCATGACCGGCGATGATATTGGCGATATTTTATTATGGCTGATTGAATCGCCTGCTCATATTAACGTCAATCGTTTAGAAGTGATGCCAGTTGCGCAAACTTATAACGGGCTGACGATTGCTAAGCAAGATTCTTAA